Part of the Epinephelus fuscoguttatus linkage group LG24, E.fuscoguttatus.final_Chr_v1 genome, CACACTGATATTGCAATGCAGAGAGCCATGGCTATAGACAAAAACCTTGTTCACTAagtgcatttaaaatatatttttaaaaaaatcaggtgTAAGCAAACTTTACAGAATCTTTCAGTCATTGTGTCCTGAGATTTAAATCAGCATGAGCACTTCCAAGCTGTTGTATCAGTTGTCTGATGGTATTGAAGTAGTTTTTGAAATCGGTCCAGTATTGAGGCAGAGTGAGATCCTTATTGTTTAACCCGTTACAGCCCCCAAATCACCACAGGCAATTCCACCAGACTTCATTTACATAAGATGTAATTTAAGCATGTATACAGCCAGCATCGTTTCAcgtctaactgggtgaattaagggctTATTTCACCCAAACCAGAGGTGGTGATTgatggaacagtggaaagacaaacccaagatggcttttgtgagttttattttgcatcTGTCAACTTTGACCAAAGTGTGTGTTACCatgttaatattttctgtttatatAAATAGAGTGTGGTGGCCCTGGTCCGaatgattttggggctgtttctggttaaacattAAGGTCTATCTTCGTAGGGAACTGTTCCATCATGTTGTCAggcacttaaaataataatctgagcatGTCAGTGTCAAACCCAAATGgtcacattgcagcctgtttcatggCTGCTGTACCATTTCAAAATTCTTGTCTTTATTTGTTACTTAGACCCCAAAACATGAGAtcatagggtccaggttgaaataTATCAAGATCACCATTTAATGTAGCATTATTCAGCTGCCACCCTCACATGGGACAAATCTTGATGCtgtcagagctggagctgaacTGGCCGAGGGCGAAGTCCAGACCCACCCCGACTCCACTGCCCACCCCAAACGCAGCATAAAGCGGCTGGGTGAAGTTAGCACGGAAGGTGTGAAGGTGTGTCATGCTCTCTGCTACGCTGTAAAATGACAGCGTGCCCACGGACAGGTCCAGGTAGATACCCAGGCGAGGGGAGTAGGTTACCGGTATGTCCTTCTTCTCGTTGTCGTGCATAGCTGAGCAGCAGGTGTCCGACAGCTCCAAAGTCCAGGACTGGGCATTGTAGCCAAGCCCAGAACGGGCGTCTGAGCCCTTCCTGGTCAATGCACCATAGGCTACACCCATAGAGGAGCCCCGGCCTCTCCATtccacctcccagtaacagCGCTGGGCGTACAGTGGGCTCGCACACATCACCTGGGTCCAGCCATCAAAACGCTGGGGAGTGTCAGGGTAGGGCTGCGCCGCCGCCTGCAGGGTGGCTTTAGTGTTGCCGTCGGAGAGAGTCAGCCGTCGGTGGGCCGTGTTGGGATCAAGAGTCAGGGTCACAGAGTCTAGAGGGTTAATGGACAATTATTCACATGTTCTGGAAAATAAAGAACGTTCTTTAAAGCTTTTTGTTATATGTTCTTCATCAGCACatggagtttgctcagttgttATGGAGACAGATCTGTTCACCAGCTGACACAGTAGCTGTTTTGCTGTATTATCCATGGTGCTTTTAGAACATCTCGTCCATGTTGGTTTAAAAGTTGATGAACACCATGTTCTACAGTTTAAAGTTCCAGAAAAAATACTAGCAAGGGGACCTTGAGTTGGGATTGTTTTGCACACTACATTTTTAATGCCAGCACAAACAAAAAGTCCTAAAACCTCTGGGGATGAAATCACAATAGATCATGAGGTCGCATGTCCACAGATCCATCTCTGTGACGATTAAGCAAACTtgtctgctgatgaagaccatgtgaTACGATTAAAGGTGCTGAAAAAGCCACTAATTCTCGTCAGAGTACTGAACTTTGAGTGTTAGGTATTTTTAAGAAACATCCTTTTCTATACCGGAAGTGATACGTTTTATGTTTTTTGGAGTTAACATTTTCATCAATATCTGCAGCATCTTAGATGAAGTTAAACACTGAGACTCACTCTGTAGGAACTCCTCTCTGGTCCTCGGCTCTGGGGCCTGGATGCTGTCGATGTTGATCTCTCTCACTggaaaaaacccccaaaacattcTTATTGCATGCATCACTTTCATTCATGTCTCAAAATGGAGGTGGCATGAAGATGAAAGTACATTAACTCACATCCAGGGAAAGCAGGAGAGTGATTCATGGTGGTCGGGGTGGGCAAGTCCAAGAAGAGACCAGGGTTAACTATTCAATGAAAATACAATGTTAGACACACACTAACCCATGTTCAagtgaaaagaagaaaatgattATTTGACATATAGAAGAGTATAAAGACTGCCATCTTACTTTCTGTTGGTGTTTCAGGCAGAGAAGCCATCCCCCCTATGTAAGTGTACACAAGTCACACATTTAGACACTCTGAAACATTATcattatctccaacactcggcaactcacaccaaaacaatctactctgataaacagcacaacaggtaagaggaaaatattttgattttgagaTGGGTTGTCcctttaaatcatttaaattaaaGAGGAGAGTATGAGAGTTTGATCTTACATTGGTTTCCTCCTGGTGCGGGTGTGTTATTGACTGGGGTAGCCGGGGTGGTGCCACGGCGATGGGAGCGGAAGAGGCTGCTAATCGACGCCATCCGACTGAAACCTGACCCTGAaccaggaggagagaggagggagattgAAAACAAAAGGTGTTACACTTTGATGTGAGCATTTATTGTCAAAGCTGAACAGTACAAGTTTTTGTCTTTAGTCAAAAGGTTGTAATTGTACCTCCAGTTGATGCTGGTGCAGGAGtaggagcaggagcaggtgCAGGAGCTGGGGCAGGGGCTGGGGCAGGAGTTGGGTTGACTTGGATTGGAGTCAGGGTCGGGGCCGCAGCAGGGATACCCTGGCTCTGACTGGACCTGCTCCAAAGAGACTGAGACTCTCTGCGGCTGGGAGTGGGGCTGGGTCTCGGGCTGGGTCTGGGGTTGCTCTCCCTCACTGTTTGGAGAATATATCAGATGCTAGATTACGGTTTCCAGCTTACCAAATACATCAGTTACTTATTCAAAAAACTGCTGAGCAGCTGAGGACAAACTGTCTTCTTTACTTCTGGAATATGAGGTACTGACAGAACTACGTCTAGCAGTAGGAAGTAACAGCCACATCATCATGAGGtagtctgttgtttttttttttttttaatcaaagccGGTGCAACCTTGTATGAGGTGAATGAACCTAcctgtctctctttcctctctcctctgtctttccCGTGGTCTCGGTGAGCTTGCATGGCCTCTGTCCGCTACAAAGATGAAGAAGCTTATtttaaaacattcacacacatttttactgCTCCACCCTCCGTGGTGACTCACACTGCAGGTTTAAGGTTAAATCAGGGGGTTTtggacagcacacacacagcctcaccTCGTGGTGTGTCTCTGCTCCTCACATCTTGACTTCTTAGACCTGTACCTGAATAATAAAATGTGACGCTAAACAAGGACTGCATTTTGAATGACTTTTGACATTGTCACATATATTATAATGAATGTTAGTGTGCATTACCAATTCCTCGTCTGTCTGTACTCCGAGATCCGACTGAGATACTGGGTGTGGAAGCTGTGAGACACGACAGAAATCACGTATACGTTACGACTATATGTGAGGAAGATGACAGTGAAAAGATGCAGTGATGGTAGGTAAAATGTCGACATAAAAACCGTGGACAGACCTGACGGACGGCTGTTTGTGTTACGAGAACCCAGACCAGAAAACACTACAGAAAAATGGGAAATCAGATATTAAATTTCTGGAATGATGACTTTCTCTAGtcctttaatatatttattttacaaagtaaGAACTCACATTTAAAAATCCCTCCTTTCTGTCCTCCGCTCTTGCTGGCTAGATAAGATATGAGGAAGTTAACGTCAAGCAAGACACAATTCCAACTTTTGTTATGGTAATGTTGATAAGAAAAATGCTTGGAACTTACAGTCTCCCAACGTGAACAGAGTCATGTCATTGACTGGAAGAGAACAGACGATAAGATGAAGATAAGACATAAAAAGCAAAGAATAtaggacaaaacaagatatgAAGCTTGGGATGGACCTTGTTTGGTGATCTTGCCCAGCTCCTGGTTGCACAGGTCCTCGACTCGTTCCCTGAGGTCCAGGATGGCGTCTCGTGCAGGTTCAAAGGAAGCTTCTGGATTGACCACCACAGTGGGCAGGTCTCCACACTCCAGAGGACTACACATGGACTCGTATGTCTGAGGGAAAATATGGCGGTTAGTTAAGGGGAAACTTACAGTCTATAGCTGAGTCTAACACATCCTTGATCCAGCCTACCTCCAGGTAGTGGATGTTGTCCTCACAGCGCACCAGGTCTTTCATCTCAGTCTCCCTCTTCTTCAGCTCCTTGATCTCGGCCTCCAGGCTGTCAATGACCTCCTGAGCCTGGCCCATCTTCTCCAGGCTGGCCTGATCCAGCacctcctccagcagctcctgcagacGCTCCACCGAGCGCTGCAGCTCCGACAGCACCTGATCCATGTCATCATGCACCCTGTCTGAGGAACGCTGGCAGAGACAACGGGGCGATCATGTCTCAGTATGCCAAAAAACACGTACAGTAAGCAACTGTGAAATTAATGCAGGGTTTATGGGAAATGTGGTTTTAACTTTGAGAAACAGCGCACTTGCAAAAACAGTGCAACCAACCAACCTTCATCACCTCCATCATCTTCTTCATGTCTTTCagctcctgctctctgtctttcagcCTCTGCTGATTCTCCACCTGCATCTCGGACATCACTTTCTGTAACAGGATACACAAAGACATGACATCAACACAGTCCCCATTTATCTCACACAAGCACAAGGAAACAGTTGTGTTCATGTGACAACATGGAGAGGGTGCAGCGTTATGAATGGATAGGAATGTAGTTAGGAATGTCCTCAGCCTGGCTGGAGCCAAAGTGAGGCACAAAAGGAGATGGGACGACaccctcacagacacacagaaacccaTCACACAGAACAATGGACAGGTAGCAGGAGGAGTAATACACTGTTCATGGAACTAATAGTCACCTATTGTAGAAACAGCTGCCCACTTTCt contains:
- the trim25l gene encoding uncharacterized protein trim25l, translated to MSASLWTEEQFNCPVCLDLPNDPVTIPCGHSYCMACIKDYWSKDDPKGVYSCPQCRQTFCPKPSLSRNTMLAEAVEQLRKGARKADVRESMRSARGGASSSSRPKKKLSSSAVPCDMCKGEQRAAIKSCLVCMSSYCEAHLKPHQTKKSLKQHELIAPTSNLAEKICTQHKYLQEFYCRQCKMFVCWLCTSNQHKGHECVSTKAERVEKQKVMSEMQVENQQRLKDREQELKDMKKMMEVMKRSSDRVHDDMDQVLSELQRSVERLQELLEEVLDQASLEKMGQAQEVIDSLEAEIKELKKRETEMKDLVRCEDNIHYLETYESMCSPLECGDLPTVVVNPEASFEPARDAILDLRERVEDLCNQELGKITKQVNDMTLFTLGDSSKSGGQKGGIFKLFSGLGSRNTNSRPSASTPSISVGSRSTDRRGIGTGLRSQDVRSRDTPRADRGHASSPRPRERQRREERETVRESNPRPSPRPSPTPSRRESQSLWSRSSQSQGIPAAAPTLTPIQVNPTPAPAPAPAPAPAPAPTPAPASTGGSGFSRMASISSLFRSHRRGTTPATPVNNTPAPGGNQWGMASLPETPTEINPGLFLDLPTPTTMNHSPAFPGLREINIDSIQAPEPRTREEFLQNSVTLTLDPNTAHRRLTLSDGNTKATLQAAAQPYPDTPQRFDGWTQVMCASPLYAQRCYWEVEWRGRGSSMGVAYGALTRKGSDARSGLGYNAQSWTLELSDTCCSAMHDNEKKDIPVTYSPRLGIYLDLSVGTLSFYSVAESMTHLHTFRANFTQPLYAAFGVGSGVGVGLDFALGQFSSSSDSIKICPM